Proteins co-encoded in one Prunus persica cultivar Lovell chromosome G6, Prunus_persica_NCBIv2, whole genome shotgun sequence genomic window:
- the LOC109949631 gene encoding uncharacterized protein LOC109949631, with translation MMRSRVVPSLIVDRIRAKPELKPVEIIHEFKDYYGIDISYYHAWFGKELAKLDVHGDESKSFNELVWYVDAVKETNTGSLCTLDCEAGINRFRRFFVSFGGCIAGFQYCIPLLFIDATFLKSKYKGQLLCASGKNGNQGFYPLAFGVVDSETEENWTWFLQHLASILLPMGRVVTFFSDRNQGLLNAMGFVFPGWPHSYCYYHLKQNLISKYPKSGYGKLLQDRVINLFSRCAYAVTEEEFKVAMEELVIVGSSKVKAFISDLSRDHYTNAFFKGMRYGEMANSLAESFNN, from the exons ATGATGAGGTCTCGTGTGGTGCCCTCCCTCATTGTGGACAGAATTCGTGCAAAACCAGAGCTGAAGCCAGTTGAGATTATACACGAGTTCAAAGATTATTATGGTATAGACATTTCATACTACCACGCATGGTTTGGCAAAGAGTTAGCTAAATTGGACGTTCACGGTGATGAGTCGAAGTCCTTCAACGAGTTAGTGTGGTATGTGGACGCCGTAAAGGAAACTAACACTGGTTCTCTCTGCACTCTTGATTGCGAAGCTGGAATTAATCGCTTTcgacggttttttgtgtcttttggGGGTTGCATTGCTGGATTTCAATATTGCATACCCTTGTTGTTCATTGATGCTACGTTTTTGAAGAGCAAGTACAAGGGGCAGCTTCTCTGTGCTTCGGGAAAGAATGGAAATCAAG ggttTTATCCTCTAGCTTTTGGAGTTGTTGATTCTGAGACAGAGGAGAATTGGACTtggtttcttcaacatttggcTTCTATATTGCTACCGATGGGGAGAGTGGTGACCTTTTTCTCGGACCGCAATCAAGGTTTGTTAAATGCAATGGGGTTTGTGTTTCCCGGATGGCCTCATTCTTACTGTTATTATCACCTCAAACAGAATTTGATATCAAAGTACCCGAAGTCAGGTTATGGGAAACTGCTCCAAGACCgtgttatcaatttatttagtagATGCGCATATGCTGTTACGGAGGAAGAGTTTAAGGTAGCAATGGAGGAGTTGGTGATTGTTGGGAGTTCGAAAGTGAAGGCATTTATATCTGATTTGTCTAGAGATCACTATACCAACGCATTTTTCAAAGGAATGCGTTATGGGGAGATGGCAAACAGTTTAGCGGAGTCCTTTAATAATTAG